In Chryseobacterium oranimense, a single window of DNA contains:
- the cysD gene encoding sulfate adenylyltransferase subunit CysD has product MSVYHLNYLDQLEAESIYILREVAGQFERPALLFSGGKDSIVLAHLSAKAFPHGKIPFKFVHVDTGHNFPEVLEFRDELAITLNVDLIVRQVEDTIRERKLTEPKGKFPSRNWLQTFTLLDTIEEFEFDSCIGGARRDEEKARAKERIFSVRDEFGQWDPKLQRPELWNIFNGKIHKGENVRVFPISNWTELDVWNYIKREKIELPSIYFSHEREVVDLNGQWIANSEFAVLEESDTVTTKRIRYRTVGDMTCTAAVESEAATVDRVIEEIVATRISERGETRIDDRVTEAAMEDRKKGGYF; this is encoded by the coding sequence ATGTCAGTATATCATTTAAATTATTTAGATCAGTTAGAAGCAGAATCCATCTACATACTGAGGGAAGTGGCAGGACAGTTTGAACGTCCGGCATTACTGTTCAGCGGGGGAAAAGACAGCATTGTTTTGGCTCATCTTTCTGCAAAAGCATTTCCTCACGGAAAAATTCCCTTCAAATTTGTTCATGTTGATACCGGACACAATTTTCCGGAAGTTTTAGAATTCAGGGACGAACTGGCTATAACGTTAAATGTAGATCTGATTGTAAGACAAGTGGAAGACACCATACGAGAACGAAAACTTACAGAGCCAAAAGGGAAATTCCCAAGCCGCAACTGGCTGCAGACCTTTACACTACTGGATACCATTGAAGAATTCGAATTTGATTCTTGCATCGGAGGAGCACGCAGAGATGAAGAAAAAGCCAGGGCAAAAGAGAGAATATTTTCTGTAAGGGATGAATTCGGACAGTGGGATCCCAAACTGCAGCGTCCTGAGCTTTGGAATATTTTCAATGGAAAAATCCATAAAGGAGAAAATGTAAGGGTTTTCCCGATCAGCAACTGGACTGAGCTGGATGTATGGAACTATATCAAAAGAGAAAAAATTGAGCTGCCATCTATTTACTTCTCGCACGAAAGAGAAGTCGTAGACCTTAACGGACAGTGGATCGCGAATTCAGAATTTGCCGTACTGGAAGAAAGTGATACGGTAACAACAAAACGAATCCGCTACCGTACGGTAGGAGATATGACCTGTACTGCTGCTGTAGAATCTGAAGCAGCTACCGTAGACAGGGTCATTGAAGAGATTGTCGCCACCAGAATTTCAGAAAGGGGCGAAACCAGAATTGACGACCGTGTTACCGAAGCCGCAATGGAAGACCGGAAAAAAGGAGGCTACTTTTAA
- a CDS encoding sulfate adenylyltransferase subunit 1, with translation MDILRLITAGSVDDGKSTLIGRLLYDSKSILQDQLEVLEKHSKNKNEDGVDLALLTDGLRAEREQGITIDVAYRYFSTSRRKFIIADAPGHVQYTRNMITGASNSDLMIILIDARKGVIEQTRRHSIIASLLKLKKVAVAINKMDMVDYSEEVFDTIKADYSKIAEELGLEDVTYFPISALKGDNIVSLSAVTDWYKGSSLLEYLEEVVIDREQNSGSRFQVQYVIRPQTEELHDYRGYAGQIVSGNFQKGSKIAILPAGIITEISSIEVNGAEVQEAFEGQPAVIQLKDDIDVSRGDFFTSAEDLPKVEKEIEVLLCWLDQKGLQPGNKYVLQHHSRLVKAVVKQVEYKIDVNTLEKETAEEGIKLNEIAKVTIRTAQHLVFDDFISNKKTGSAILVDETSNATVAACIIQ, from the coding sequence GTGGATATATTAAGATTAATAACAGCAGGAAGCGTAGATGACGGTAAAAGTACCCTCATTGGAAGACTGCTTTACGATAGCAAAAGCATTTTGCAGGATCAGCTGGAAGTGCTTGAGAAACATTCTAAAAACAAAAATGAAGACGGTGTGGATCTGGCTCTTTTAACGGATGGGCTCCGTGCAGAAAGAGAACAGGGAATCACCATTGATGTCGCCTATCGGTACTTTTCGACATCCAGAAGGAAATTTATTATTGCAGATGCTCCGGGACATGTTCAGTATACCCGAAACATGATTACCGGAGCTTCCAATTCCGACCTGATGATTATCCTGATCGACGCCCGGAAAGGAGTTATTGAGCAGACAAGAAGACATTCCATCATCGCTTCTTTATTAAAACTGAAAAAAGTAGCTGTAGCCATCAATAAAATGGATATGGTAGACTATTCGGAAGAAGTTTTTGATACTATAAAAGCAGATTATTCCAAAATTGCGGAAGAACTGGGTCTGGAAGACGTTACCTATTTTCCGATTTCCGCATTGAAAGGAGATAATATCGTTTCATTGTCGGCCGTTACCGATTGGTATAAGGGAAGTTCCCTTCTCGAATATCTGGAAGAAGTGGTGATTGACCGTGAGCAGAACAGCGGAAGTCGTTTCCAGGTGCAGTATGTCATCCGTCCCCAGACTGAAGAATTACATGATTACAGAGGATACGCAGGTCAGATTGTAAGCGGAAATTTTCAGAAAGGAAGCAAAATCGCTATCCTGCCGGCAGGGATTATCACGGAAATTTCGTCTATAGAAGTCAATGGTGCTGAGGTTCAGGAAGCTTTTGAAGGGCAGCCGGCTGTTATTCAGCTCAAAGATGATATCGATGTTAGCAGAGGAGATTTTTTCACCTCGGCAGAAGATCTTCCGAAGGTTGAAAAAGAGATAGAAGTTTTACTGTGTTGGCTTGATCAGAAAGGTCTTCAGCCTGGAAATAAATATGTTTTGCAGCATCACAGCAGACTGGTGAAAGCCGTGGTAAAACAGGTAGAGTACAAGATTGATGTCAATACCTTAGAAAAGGAAACTGCAGAGGAAGGTATAAAGCTCAATGAAATAGCAAAAGTAACCATACGTACAGCACAGCATTTGGTATTCGATGATTTTATAAGCAATAAGAAAACGGGATCGGCGATTTTAGTGGATGAAACATCCAATGCGACCGTTGCAGCATGTATAATTCAGTAG